The Veillonellales bacterium nucleotide sequence CATTGCCCGAAAAAAAGAGTTGCAACTCGTGATTTGCATCGACGAATTTCAAAACATCATGCAATTCGGCAATCCCGATGCTTTTCAGCAAAAGTTGCGTTCGCACTGGCAGAATCATCAGCAAGTAGCTTACTGTCTTTATGGCAGTAAACGCCACATCTTGCGGGATATCTTCAGCGATCCTTCAAAGCCGTTTTACAAGTTCGGCGATTTGATGCTGCTCGATAAAATTCCCGAAAGTGAATGGATCGTTTTTCTTTGCAGGCGATTCCAAGATACAGGTAAAACGCTTTTGCCCGACGATGCTCGATTAATTGCCCGACTTGCCGACAATCATCCCTATTATGTGCAGCAATTGGCTCAGCAAGCATGGTTTCGCACACATGACGAATGCAATCAAGATATCGTATTATCGGCGCATGAAGATATTGTCAATCAACTCAGCCTTCTGTTTGCCAACAGCACGGAAAAACTCTCTTCTTTTCAGATTCATTTACTCAAAGCTGTTCTATCTGGAGAAAAGCAATTGACGGCGAAAGAAACACTCGAAAAATACCAATTAGGCACTTCCGCCAATGTGGTGCGCCTCAAACGGCTATTGATCGAAAACGAGATACTGGATGATACGGGTGAAGAATTATCGTTTTTAGATCCGATGTATAAATATTGGCTTCAAAAGAATTTTTTCAAGAAGTAATATTTTCAGGTTTTTCCTCTGCGCCCATCTGCGTGAACCTATCTATTTCTTTTCCCGCTGATTCTCGCTGATTTATTCTCTCGCTGATTTGCGCG carries:
- a CDS encoding ATP-binding protein yields the protein IARKKELQLVICIDEFQNIMQFGNPDAFQQKLRSHWQNHQQVAYCLYGSKRHILRDIFSDPSKPFYKFGDLMLLDKIPESEWIVFLCRRFQDTGKTLLPDDARLIARLADNHPYYVQQLAQQAWFRTHDECNQDIVLSAHEDIVNQLSLLFANSTEKLSSFQIHLLKAVLSGEKQLTAKETLEKYQLGTSANVVRLKRLLIENEILDDTGEELSFLDPMYKYWLQKNFFKK